From a single Campylobacter concisus genomic region:
- the lptE gene encoding LPS assembly lipoprotein LptE, which produces MRYFLAFFIAIFICGCGYKPVSKITHDLVGDKIYVDVIISKEEPKNSVWIKDAVKEGMVARLNKNLSSKESADTSIIISVKDLNYEAIIYDEFGYITSYKAHLSLNYKTKFKDGSVVDIPATGEYDFSVARRQKDVRFADSVLSDTQKYEAIKEASKEAFDEYIASLAVKGYRNGSSNR; this is translated from the coding sequence TTGAGATATTTTTTAGCGTTTTTTATTGCGATATTTATCTGCGGGTGTGGTTATAAGCCGGTTTCAAAGATCACACATGATCTAGTAGGTGATAAAATTTACGTTGATGTGATTATCAGCAAAGAAGAGCCGAAAAATAGTGTTTGGATAAAGGATGCTGTAAAAGAGGGCATGGTCGCAAGGCTAAATAAAAATTTATCAAGCAAAGAGAGTGCTGATACTTCGATAATTATTTCGGTAAAAGATTTAAATTACGAAGCAATTATTTATGATGAGTTTGGCTACATTACGTCATATAAGGCACATTTAAGCTTAAATTATAAGACTAAATTTAAAGATGGTAGCGTAGTTGATATTCCAGCCACTGGCGAGTATGACTTTAGTGTCGCAAGACGTCAAAAAGATGTAAGATTTGCTGATAGCGTTCTTAGTGATACTCAAAAATACGAAGCTATCAAAGAGGCATCAAAAGAGGCCTTTGATGAGTATATCGCAAGTTTAGCGGTAAAAGGATATAGAAATGGCAGCAGTAACCGTTAG
- the leuS gene encoding leucine--tRNA ligase codes for MAEKRKYEPLKIEKKWQEIWDKNEEFEPKDDLSLPKKYILSMFPYPSGRIHMGHVRNYSIGDALARSYRKSGYNVLHPIGFDSFGMPAENAAIKHKIHPKIWTYENIDYMKKELASLGFSFSKKRILATSDPLYTKWEQSFFIKMFEKGLVYRKNAIINWCEYDQTVLANEQVEDGKCWRCGNEVVQKELPGYYFNITKYASELLDDLKLLEGKWPNQVITMQENWIGRSYGLEFKFYLDEASKEALGGKFDGFEVFTTRADTIYGVSYTALAPEHPIVKALLESDKIDENKKIKIKTILNQSPRERQASEKDGEFLGIYVVHPLTNEKIPVWVANFILADYGSGAIMAVPAHDQRDFEFASKFNLPIKPVVKPLEGENDGSKAYSEYGISINSELINGFASEEAKNFIIEKFEKDGLGKRITNYKLRDWGISRQRYWGAPIPVVHCKCCGVVPEKEENLPIALPEDVEITGEGNPLDKHPTWKFTKCPKCGKDAIRETDTMDTFVESSWYFARFASDEKMWEQKALDEKSVNYWMNVDQYIGGIEHAILHLLYARFFQKVLRDLGYLRDDEPFENLLTQGMVLKDGKKMSKSKGNVVDPDDIINKYGADTARLFILFAAPPQKELEWNDSAVEGAFRFLNRLWEKAQTIKKIDELPQIDHESLNKDEKFARLKIYEALKKSTEVFGDTFAFNTLIAACMEALNAINAQDNEDVNAEGFFIILNLLEPIVPHIANELSEELFGRKNFTKLEMKEEVFVKDSIALAVTVNGKKRAEFEVAASESEGEILKLAKQNVAKWLEGKEILKEIYIKGKLVNFVIKG; via the coding sequence ATGGCTGAAAAGAGAAAATATGAGCCTTTAAAGATAGAAAAAAAATGGCAAGAGATTTGGGATAAAAATGAAGAATTTGAACCAAAAGACGATCTAAGCTTGCCGAAAAAATATATCCTAAGTATGTTTCCTTATCCAAGTGGACGCATACATATGGGGCATGTAAGAAACTACTCTATCGGTGATGCACTTGCTAGATCATATAGAAAAAGTGGTTACAACGTGCTTCATCCTATTGGCTTTGATAGTTTTGGCATGCCAGCTGAAAATGCAGCCATAAAACATAAAATTCACCCTAAAATTTGGACTTACGAAAACATCGACTATATGAAAAAGGAGCTTGCAAGCCTTGGTTTTTCATTTTCTAAAAAGAGAATTTTAGCCACGTCTGATCCACTTTACACTAAGTGGGAGCAAAGCTTTTTTATAAAGATGTTTGAAAAAGGGCTTGTTTATAGAAAAAATGCAATTATAAATTGGTGCGAATACGATCAAACCGTGCTTGCAAATGAGCAGGTAGAGGATGGTAAATGCTGGAGATGTGGTAATGAAGTGGTGCAAAAAGAGCTTCCAGGATATTACTTTAACATCACAAAATACGCTAGCGAGCTACTTGATGATCTAAAACTTCTTGAAGGCAAATGGCCAAATCAAGTAATCACAATGCAAGAAAACTGGATCGGCAGAAGCTATGGCTTGGAGTTTAAATTTTATCTTGATGAGGCTTCAAAAGAGGCTTTGGGTGGTAAATTTGACGGCTTTGAGGTGTTTACTACAAGAGCTGATACGATTTACGGCGTTAGCTACACAGCCCTTGCACCTGAACATCCTATTGTAAAAGCGTTGCTTGAGAGTGATAAAATTGATGAAAACAAAAAGATAAAGATAAAAACAATCCTAAATCAAAGCCCAAGAGAGCGTCAAGCGAGCGAAAAAGATGGAGAATTTTTAGGAATTTATGTCGTTCATCCACTTACCAATGAAAAAATCCCAGTTTGGGTTGCAAATTTTATCTTAGCTGACTACGGCAGTGGCGCTATTATGGCTGTCCCTGCACATGATCAAAGAGACTTCGAGTTTGCAAGTAAATTTAATCTTCCTATAAAACCAGTTGTAAAGCCGCTTGAAGGTGAGAATGATGGCTCTAAAGCATATTCGGAGTATGGAATTTCTATAAATTCTGAGCTTATAAATGGATTTGCTTCAGAAGAAGCTAAAAATTTCATAATAGAAAAATTTGAAAAAGATGGTTTAGGCAAAAGGATCACAAACTACAAACTAAGAGACTGGGGAATTTCTCGTCAAAGATACTGGGGTGCGCCAATACCTGTCGTGCACTGCAAATGCTGCGGCGTAGTGCCTGAAAAAGAGGAAAATTTACCTATCGCGCTACCTGAAGATGTCGAGATCACAGGCGAGGGCAATCCTTTAGATAAACACCCAACTTGGAAATTTACAAAGTGTCCAAAATGTGGTAAAGATGCGATTAGAGAGACTGATACGATGGATACGTTTGTGGAGAGTAGCTGGTATTTTGCTAGATTTGCAAGCGATGAGAAGATGTGGGAACAAAAAGCGCTTGATGAAAAGAGCGTGAATTACTGGATGAATGTAGATCAGTATATCGGCGGCATCGAGCATGCGATTTTGCACCTTTTGTATGCTAGATTTTTCCAAAAGGTCTTAAGAGATCTAGGCTATCTAAGAGATGACGAGCCATTTGAAAATTTGCTAACTCAAGGCATGGTCTTAAAAGATGGCAAAAAGATGAGCAAAAGTAAGGGCAATGTCGTAGATCCTGATGATATTATTAATAAATATGGTGCCGATACAGCAAGGCTTTTTATCCTTTTTGCAGCGCCTCCTCAAAAAGAGCTTGAGTGGAATGACAGCGCAGTTGAGGGTGCATTTAGATTTTTAAATAGGCTTTGGGAGAAGGCACAAACTATCAAAAAGATAGACGAACTGCCTCAGATAGACCATGAAAGTCTAAACAAAGATGAGAAATTTGCAAGGCTAAAAATTTATGAAGCGCTTAAAAAATCAACCGAGGTTTTTGGTGACACATTTGCTTTTAACACATTAATCGCTGCTTGCATGGAGGCGTTAAACGCCATAAATGCGCAAGATAACGAAGATGTAAATGCTGAAGGCTTTTTTATTATCTTAAATTTACTAGAACCTATCGTGCCGCATATCGCAAATGAGCTTAGCGAAGAGTTATTTGGCCGTAAGAATTTTACAAAGCTTGAAATGAAAGAAGAGGTTTTTGTAAAAGATAGCATCGCTCTTGCAGTTACGGTAAATGGCAAAAAAAGAGCCGAGTTTGAAGTGGCAGCAAGCGAGAGCGAGGGTGAAATTTTAAAGCTAGCTAAGCAAAATGTGGCTAAATGGCTTGAAGGAAAAGAAATTTTAAAAGAGATTTACATAAAAGGCAAATTAGTAAATTTTGTCATTAAAGGATAA
- a CDS encoding DUF6394 family protein yields the protein MNWGKVIYIFFALMSLTTTAEFLYDKNEIALFVAASINLVSTLLKIGVKNLLSAELFASSLVADLHLIPAFVILQVSENITLSYSLAIGAVIANIFSLALVLIESSKAQEEF from the coding sequence ATGAACTGGGGAAAAGTTATCTACATATTTTTTGCATTGATGAGTCTTACGACTACGGCAGAATTTTTATATGATAAAAACGAGATTGCACTTTTTGTGGCAGCTAGTATAAATTTGGTTTCAACGCTACTTAAGATCGGTGTTAAAAATTTACTCTCAGCTGAGCTTTTTGCAAGCTCGCTGGTTGCTGATTTGCACCTTATACCAGCTTTTGTTATTTTGCAAGTCTCTGAAAATATAACACTTAGCTATTCGTTGGCTATTGGCGCAGTCATTGCAAATATATTTTCACTAGCCTTGGTTTTAATAGAATCAAGTAAAGCTCAAGAAGAATTTTAG
- the secF gene encoding protein translocase subunit SecF — protein MQIFTKAKVYDFMRFRFASLAFSIFLFVGSIVLLATKGLNYGIDFSGGTLIQLKYDTKAPLDKIRDAFGTNEVLKNASVTEFGSEDEAVIRFSGSSSNLTGDIGTEIKQILKDTGNFEVRRVDIVGPKVGDELREKGLMALGISLIGILIYITFRFEWRFALAAIATEIHDIVITVGAISLFDIDVNLDTLAAVLTVLGYSLNDTIIIFDRIREGIKESKRTDIEGVINESVSATLSRTILTSATTMMTVLVLFLFGGDMIHGFSFILIVGIVIGTISSIYISSPFLIWFKFSIEHFRSRETEKQKIKKEREKERAMFEKGVV, from the coding sequence ATGCAAATTTTTACTAAAGCAAAAGTTTATGATTTTATGCGTTTTAGATTTGCTTCACTAGCATTTTCTATATTTTTATTTGTTGGCTCTATTGTTTTACTTGCTACAAAGGGGTTAAACTACGGCATTGATTTCTCTGGCGGTACGCTTATTCAGCTCAAATACGACACAAAAGCGCCACTTGATAAAATCCGCGACGCTTTTGGCACAAATGAAGTGCTTAAAAACGCCTCTGTTACTGAATTTGGAAGCGAAGATGAAGCTGTTATTAGATTTTCAGGTTCAAGCTCAAATTTAACTGGTGATATCGGTACTGAGATAAAGCAAATTTTAAAAGATACTGGAAATTTTGAAGTAAGACGTGTTGATATCGTTGGACCAAAGGTTGGTGATGAGCTTAGAGAAAAAGGCTTGATGGCTCTTGGAATTTCACTAATTGGCATATTAATCTACATCACGTTTAGATTTGAGTGGCGTTTCGCACTTGCTGCGATCGCAACTGAAATTCACGATATAGTTATAACTGTCGGTGCTATTTCGCTATTTGATATCGATGTAAATTTGGACACATTAGCTGCTGTTTTAACGGTGCTTGGCTACTCTCTAAATGATACGATTATTATCTTTGATAGGATAAGAGAAGGTATCAAAGAGAGCAAGCGAACTGACATCGAGGGCGTTATCAATGAGTCAGTCTCAGCCACACTTTCAAGAACTATCCTAACTTCAGCCACTACGATGATGACAGTTCTTGTGTTATTTTTATTTGGTGGAGATATGATACATGGATTTTCATTTATTCTTATCGTTGGTATTGTCATAGGAACTATCAGTTCGATCTACATCTCTTCGCCGTTTCTTATCTGGTTTAAATTTAGCATCGAGCATTTTAGAAGTAGAGAGACTGAAAAGCAAAAGATAAAAAAAGAGCGCGAAAAAGAGCGTGCTATGTTTGAGAAAGGCGTTGTGTAA
- the secD gene encoding protein translocase subunit SecD, which produces MRNARVTYRLVILILALIFGFGFSVPSFFQTQSGAKISLGLDLQGGLHMLLGVETSEAIHSKIKSIAGSINYYAKKEDVLIDKFKIKEENIDFTLLDGDEAPKVDKALAEIKGLDIKKDGLNYSISLTEQERVDTIEYAISQAVETIRNRLDQFGLAEPTVARQGKDNILVELPGIKTEEDEQRARDLIARAAHLQLMAVDDKRQDQANTMSEAEAESYGDVIFKDAKNDRVKYVVKNIPVLDGSMLTDAKVAFSQQNNLPIINFTLNSEGARIFGDFTGANVGKRLAIVLDGKVYSAPVINERIGGGSGQISGGFTLDEAHDVAIALRSGALLAPVKMLEKRSVGPSLGQESINQSMVALAAGSILVVLFMLVYYGISGVFANIALVADVVILVAVMALFGATLTLPGMAGIVLTIGMAVDANVIINERIRELLREGVAIRTAVQKGYEHAMSAIIDSNLTTIITVAVLYAYGTGPVKGFAVTMAIGIMASMLTAILGTHGMFDAAMDKIEKSGNTRLWFGYKRS; this is translated from the coding sequence ATGCGTAACGCAAGAGTCACATATAGGCTAGTTATCTTAATATTAGCCTTGATTTTTGGTTTTGGCTTTTCGGTGCCATCTTTTTTTCAAACACAAAGTGGAGCTAAAATTTCACTTGGCCTTGATCTTCAAGGTGGCCTTCATATGCTGCTTGGTGTTGAAACGAGCGAAGCTATTCACTCAAAAATAAAATCAATAGCTGGAAGTATAAATTATTATGCTAAAAAAGAAGATGTGTTAATTGATAAATTTAAGATTAAAGAAGAGAACATTGACTTTACTCTCCTTGATGGCGACGAAGCTCCAAAAGTAGATAAAGCACTAGCTGAGATAAAGGGACTTGATATCAAAAAAGATGGTTTAAATTACAGCATATCTTTAACAGAACAAGAAAGAGTGGATACGATCGAATATGCGATCTCGCAAGCTGTTGAAACTATCAGAAATAGACTCGATCAGTTTGGTCTAGCTGAGCCAACTGTTGCCAGACAAGGCAAAGATAATATCCTAGTTGAGCTTCCTGGTATAAAGACTGAAGAGGATGAACAAAGAGCGAGAGATCTCATAGCAAGGGCTGCTCACTTGCAGCTTATGGCAGTTGATGATAAAAGACAAGATCAGGCTAATACAATGAGCGAGGCTGAAGCTGAGAGCTACGGCGATGTGATCTTTAAAGATGCTAAAAATGACCGCGTGAAATACGTCGTTAAAAATATCCCAGTGCTTGACGGCTCGATGCTAACTGATGCAAAAGTCGCATTTTCTCAGCAAAACAACCTACCGATCATAAATTTCACTCTCAACTCAGAGGGCGCTAGAATTTTTGGTGATTTTACTGGTGCAAATGTCGGAAAAAGGCTTGCTATTGTGCTTGATGGGAAGGTTTATTCAGCTCCTGTTATAAATGAAAGAATAGGTGGTGGCAGCGGTCAGATCAGCGGCGGCTTTACCCTTGATGAGGCTCACGACGTAGCTATTGCCCTTAGAAGTGGTGCACTTTTAGCCCCTGTTAAGATGCTAGAAAAAAGAAGCGTTGGCCCATCTTTGGGACAAGAGAGTATTAACCAAAGCATGGTAGCACTTGCTGCTGGATCTATCTTAGTCGTGTTATTTATGCTAGTTTATTATGGAATTTCTGGAGTTTTTGCAAATATTGCACTAGTTGCAGACGTCGTTATATTAGTTGCTGTCATGGCGCTTTTTGGAGCAACGCTTACTTTACCTGGTATGGCTGGTATTGTGCTAACGATCGGTATGGCTGTTGATGCAAACGTCATCATAAATGAGCGTATACGTGAGCTTTTGCGTGAAGGTGTAGCGATAAGAACAGCTGTGCAAAAGGGTTATGAGCACGCCATGAGCGCGATTATTGACTCAAACTTAACTACTATCATCACAGTTGCTGTGCTTTATGCTTATGGTACCGGTCCAGTTAAAGGCTTTGCAGTAACAATGGCAATAGGTATCATGGCTTCGATGCTAACAGCTATACTTGGCACTCACGGTATGTTTGATGCTGCTATGGATAAGATAGAAAAAAGTGGAAATACCAGACTTTGGTTTGGTTATAAAAGGAGCTAA
- the yajC gene encoding preprotein translocase subunit YajC produces MQNADFLTSLLPLVVLFAIFYFLVIRPQQKQQKAHAAMLAALDKGDKIITNGGLICEVIKAENDFIKVKLNDDVIVRIAREFVAKKIEDK; encoded by the coding sequence ATGCAAAACGCTGATTTTTTAACATCATTACTACCTCTTGTTGTGCTTTTCGCCATATTTTACTTTTTGGTTATTAGACCTCAACAAAAACAACAAAAAGCCCATGCAGCAATGCTCGCAGCTCTTGATAAAGGTGATAAGATAATAACTAATGGCGGACTTATCTGCGAAGTGATTAAAGCCGAAAATGATTTTATCAAAGTTAAACTTAACGATGATGTAATCGTTCGTATAGCACGCGAGTTTGTAGCTAAAAAGATCGAAGATAAATAA
- a CDS encoding apolipoprotein N-acyltransferase, producing MLKNQRFAWISLFVRFLNGHFSTKIIIKAFVGAFLLSNFIFLSLFENLLLNFISPFLTLTGIYIIINLSRAGFFVTGFFTGILWFYWISFSFIYYDLIWLIPFVILFVAIVYGFMFWVASFPSFVVLRAVLLFLVSYIHPFGFNWFNLEATLVLGVFEPSTRGLIFIFLAAIFLSLKGKILKFILAFICLIAALQFKSSEAKTLPFDVELINTDVAQRVRWDKSLRMKFTNENLDMINNAIAEQKRLIVLPESAFPLFMTNEPLLVDELKELSKKITIVAGALAYENKQIYNSAFLFQDGTLRRMDKKFLVPFGEEIPLPKFMQDAVNKLFFGGASDFKKAENFSDYEIDGVKIRNTICYEATREELYKGEFDVVVAITNNGWFVPSSEPVLQRLLIKHLATKYNKAVYHSVNGSKSEIIKPKKAFWDEF from the coding sequence ATGTTAAAAAATCAGCGTTTTGCATGGATTTCCTTATTTGTAAGATTTTTAAATGGGCATTTTAGCACTAAAATTATAATAAAAGCCTTTGTCGGTGCTTTTTTGCTTTCCAACTTTATTTTTTTAAGCCTCTTCGAGAATTTGCTCTTAAATTTTATCTCGCCGTTTCTAACTTTGACTGGAATTTACATCATCATAAATTTAAGCAGAGCTGGTTTTTTCGTGACTGGATTTTTCACAGGAATTTTATGGTTTTATTGGATCAGCTTTAGTTTTATCTACTATGATTTGATCTGGCTTATACCTTTTGTTATCCTCTTTGTAGCCATTGTTTACGGATTTATGTTTTGGGTAGCCTCTTTTCCCAGTTTTGTCGTGCTAAGAGCTGTTTTACTATTTTTAGTAAGTTATATTCACCCATTTGGCTTTAACTGGTTTAATCTCGAAGCCACACTTGTTTTGGGTGTTTTTGAGCCAAGCACAAGAGGGCTTATATTTATATTTTTAGCAGCCATTTTTTTAAGCCTAAAGGGTAAAATTTTAAAATTTATCCTAGCTTTTATCTGCCTCATCGCCGCTTTACAGTTTAAAAGTAGCGAGGCAAAAACCTTGCCATTTGACGTGGAGCTAATAAACACCGATGTCGCTCAAAGGGTGCGCTGGGATAAAAGCTTACGCATGAAATTTACAAATGAAAATTTAGACATGATAAATAACGCCATAGCCGAGCAAAAACGCCTTATCGTCCTTCCGGAGAGCGCGTTTCCATTATTTATGACAAATGAGCCGCTGCTCGTTGATGAGCTAAAAGAGCTTTCAAAAAAGATAACCATCGTAGCTGGTGCGCTTGCCTATGAAAATAAGCAAATTTATAACTCCGCCTTTTTGTTTCAAGATGGCACTCTTAGGCGAATGGATAAGAAATTTTTAGTACCATTTGGCGAAGAAATTCCTTTGCCAAAATTTATGCAAGATGCAGTAAATAAGCTATTTTTTGGCGGAGCTAGCGACTTTAAAAAGGCTGAAAATTTTAGTGACTATGAGATAGATGGAGTTAAAATCAGAAACACCATCTGCTACGAGGCGACAAGAGAGGAGCTTTATAAGGGCGAATTTGACGTGGTTGTAGCTATCACAAACAACGGCTGGTTTGTACCAAGTAGCGAACCTGTGCTTCAAAGGCTATTAATAAAACACCTTGCCACAAAATATAATAAAGCGGTCTATCACAGCGTAAATGGCTCAAAAAGCGAGATCATAAAGCCTAAAAAAGCGTTTTGGGATGAGTTTTGA
- the metK gene encoding methionine adenosyltransferase: MYLFTSEVVSPGHPDKCADIIADSIVDTILTQDPNGRVASEVFVAGKNIVIGGEINSKVKLSFKDYEKIVKDALAHIGYDGKSNFTKEQCLHPDDIEVKVCLNQQSPDINQGVDQNDGEIGAGDQGIMFGFASCEAKEFMPAAITYARMLCEKVYKFAKANPDKLGVDIKTQVTIDYGSKDNFENCKPQSIHTIVVSAPCVETMKIEELRTLIQNLIDETGLPKELYNKEKTIIYINPTGRYVNHSSLHDSGLTGRKLIVDSFGGYSPIGGGAQSSKDYTKVDRSGLYAARWIAKNIVAAGLAKKCIVQISYAIGVAKPTSVSVDTMGTHANGVNDDMLSNFVSEHFSLTPRWITNKFGLDKPSKDTFLYAKVAAKGQVGNAKYPWEKLDAVDTFKALLKK; this comes from the coding sequence ATGTATCTATTTACTTCTGAAGTTGTAAGTCCGGGTCATCCAGATAAATGTGCTGATATAATCGCTGATAGCATAGTGGATACTATTTTAACACAAGATCCAAATGGTCGTGTCGCAAGTGAAGTCTTTGTGGCTGGAAAAAATATAGTAATAGGCGGAGAGATAAACTCAAAGGTAAAACTCTCTTTTAAAGATTACGAAAAGATCGTAAAAGATGCTCTTGCGCATATTGGATATGACGGAAAGAGTAATTTTACAAAAGAGCAGTGTTTGCACCCAGATGATATCGAGGTCAAAGTCTGCTTAAACCAACAAAGCCCAGATATAAATCAAGGCGTTGATCAGAATGATGGTGAGATTGGGGCAGGGGATCAAGGTATCATGTTTGGTTTTGCAAGCTGCGAAGCGAAAGAATTTATGCCAGCAGCCATAACTTACGCAAGAATGCTTTGTGAAAAAGTATATAAATTTGCCAAAGCAAACCCTGATAAACTTGGCGTTGATATAAAAACGCAAGTTACTATTGATTATGGTAGCAAAGATAATTTTGAAAACTGCAAACCTCAAAGTATCCACACTATCGTCGTCTCTGCACCTTGCGTGGAGACTATGAAGATAGAAGAGCTTCGCACACTAATTCAAAATTTAATAGACGAAACTGGTCTTCCAAAAGAGCTATATAATAAAGAAAAAACGATCATTTACATAAACCCAACAGGCAGATATGTAAATCACAGCTCACTTCACGATAGCGGTCTAACAGGCAGAAAACTAATCGTCGATAGCTTTGGCGGATATAGCCCGATAGGTGGTGGCGCTCAGTCAAGCAAGGACTACACAAAGGTTGATAGAAGCGGACTTTACGCAGCGCGCTGGATAGCCAAAAATATCGTCGCAGCTGGCCTTGCCAAAAAGTGTATCGTTCAGATAAGCTACGCAATAGGCGTTGCAAAGCCAACTTCAGTTAGTGTTGATACTATGGGAACTCACGCAAACGGCGTAAATGACGATATGCTTTCAAATTTTGTAAGCGAGCATTTTTCTCTAACACCTCGCTGGATAACAAATAAATTTGGTCTTGATAAGCCAAGTAAAGATACGTTTTTATACGCAAAAGTAGCTGCAAAAGGTCAAGTGGGAAATGCAAAATACCCTTGGGAAAAGCTTGACGCTGTCGATACTTTCAAAGCTTTACTAAAAAAATAA
- the sstT gene encoding serine/threonine transporter SstT — MNMLKNIARRYADGNLIVQILVGIILGALVGFYTHYEAAPYNKISAKIQTIQNESGLSIDEVIKTHLSQDEAKQLNEAKEKAGSADSIATSASVLGDLFKGALKAIAPILVFVLVATSIILRDFGHTKGMQKIITLYLIGTFLAAVVAVIASFLFPVELSLKGLASADMSAPQGITNVLKDLIYKMVENPINALANGNYIGIITWAVGSGIALRNSTAETKKVFKDISDGVTHIVKFIIRLAPFGIFGMVAISIHETGFEVLAGYLKLILVLVGAMLVVAFIIYPAMVFVLTRKNPYPLVMICLKESAISAFFTRSSAANIPVNMALCKKLGLKEELYSISIPLGATINMGGAAVTISILALTAVNSIPSITVTFGDALLLCFISALGACGASGVAGGSLLLVPLACGLFGIGNDIAMQFVTVGFTIGVIQDSVETALNSSSDVLFTAVASETSN, encoded by the coding sequence ATGAATATGCTTAAAAACATAGCAAGAAGATACGCCGATGGAAATTTGATAGTTCAAATTTTAGTTGGTATCATCCTAGGTGCCCTAGTTGGCTTTTACACACACTACGAAGCAGCTCCTTATAACAAGATCTCAGCTAAAATTCAAACTATTCAAAACGAGAGTGGTTTGAGCATAGATGAAGTTATAAAAACTCACCTTAGTCAAGATGAAGCCAAACAGCTAAACGAAGCCAAAGAAAAAGCTGGTTCAGCCGATTCTATTGCAACTTCAGCTTCGGTTTTAGGAGATTTGTTTAAAGGTGCTCTAAAAGCGATCGCACCTATTCTTGTCTTTGTTTTAGTGGCAACATCCATCATTTTAAGAGATTTTGGTCATACAAAAGGTATGCAAAAGATCATTACACTCTATCTAATTGGTACATTTTTAGCAGCCGTTGTTGCAGTTATTGCTAGTTTCTTATTTCCAGTGGAGCTTTCTTTAAAAGGTCTTGCAAGCGCTGATATGTCAGCACCTCAAGGAATTACCAATGTATTAAAAGATCTCATTTATAAAATGGTTGAAAATCCGATAAATGCTTTAGCAAATGGCAACTATATAGGCATCATTACCTGGGCAGTAGGCAGTGGTATAGCACTTAGAAATTCCACAGCTGAGACCAAAAAAGTATTTAAAGACATAAGCGATGGCGTGACTCATATCGTTAAATTTATCATTAGACTAGCTCCATTTGGTATTTTTGGCATGGTAGCTATTAGCATTCATGAAACTGGATTTGAGGTACTTGCAGGATATCTAAAACTAATTTTAGTTCTTGTTGGGGCAATGCTTGTTGTCGCATTTATCATCTACCCAGCCATGGTTTTTGTATTAACTAGAAAAAATCCTTATCCACTTGTCATGATCTGCCTAAAAGAGAGCGCTATTTCAGCATTTTTTACAAGAAGCTCGGCCGCAAATATCCCTGTAAATATGGCACTTTGCAAAAAGCTTGGTCTAAAAGAGGAGCTTTACTCGATCTCTATCCCACTAGGAGCTACCATAAACATGGGTGGAGCGGCAGTTACCATTAGTATCCTAGCGCTTACTGCGGTAAATTCTATCCCATCTATCACAGTTACATTTGGCGATGCACTACTTCTATGCTTTATCTCAGCTCTTGGTGCATGTGGCGCATCTGGTGTGGCTGGCGGCTCACTTCTTTTAGTGCCATTAGCGTGCGGTCTTTTTGGTATCGGCAACGACATTGCCATGCAGTTTGTCACAGTTGGCTTTACGATTGGCGTTATCCAAGACTCAGTTGAAACTGCGCTAAATAGCTCATCAGACGTGCTTTTTACAGCCGTAGCTTCAGAGACTTCAAACTAA